In Paenibacillus phoenicis, one genomic interval encodes:
- a CDS encoding Rqc2 family fibronectin-binding protein, translating to MALDGIVTRAIVHELQTCIGGRINKIHQPAESDLVFHLRTQAGNKRLLLSANPTYPRVHFTEASFPNPLEAPMFCMLLRKHCEGGTIEAVTQVSMERIIHIDVRTRDELGDLSIKRIIIELMGRHSNIILVDPATGTQLDGIHHVTPAISGYRIVMPGFAYTAPPEQHKLHPLEADRAAFMAAWQAATAEGKGTGSGWLVDAFAGLSPLIAGEIYARAGVSGVAAEIGLNPEEAERLWLAFDGLMEEVRSQKYAPITGENAKGKSIFSAIRLTSAHGEIRTYPSISECMEDYYGDKALRDTVKQKTSDLLRFLQNERNKNIKKLTNLEKDLSEAEDAERYRIWGELLLPSLHTIRKGDTSVELVNYYDEAQGMETITLDPLLTPSENAQRYFKKYNKFKNSLAVIEEQMKLAKEEIAYLDGLLQQLNDATLSDIDEIREELTQQGYLRDRAKRGKKKKKNDRPTLHVYTSSEGIEIYVGKNNLQNEYVTNRLGKPNDTWLHTKDIPGSHVLIRSDSYGDATLNEAAQLAAYFSQAKQSSSVPVDCTLIRYVRKPNGAKPGFVIYDHQRTLYVTPDEQLIKSLPNTVKNG from the coding sequence CAGCCCGCGGAAAGCGACCTCGTCTTTCACCTGCGCACGCAGGCCGGCAATAAGCGGCTCCTACTGTCGGCGAATCCGACGTACCCGCGGGTTCATTTTACGGAAGCCTCGTTTCCGAATCCGCTGGAGGCGCCGATGTTCTGCATGCTGCTGCGCAAGCACTGCGAGGGTGGGACTATCGAAGCGGTGACGCAGGTCAGCATGGAGCGGATCATCCATATCGACGTCCGCACGCGCGATGAGCTCGGCGATTTGTCTATCAAGCGGATCATCATCGAATTGATGGGACGGCACAGCAACATCATCCTGGTCGACCCGGCCACCGGTACCCAATTGGACGGAATTCATCACGTGACGCCGGCCATTTCCGGCTATCGGATCGTCATGCCCGGCTTCGCCTATACAGCGCCGCCGGAGCAGCACAAGCTTCATCCGCTCGAAGCGGATCGTGCGGCTTTTATGGCCGCCTGGCAAGCGGCAACAGCCGAAGGCAAAGGCACCGGCAGCGGCTGGCTGGTCGATGCCTTCGCCGGGCTGAGCCCGCTGATCGCCGGCGAAATCTATGCCCGCGCCGGGGTCAGCGGCGTTGCAGCGGAGATCGGGCTGAATCCGGAGGAAGCGGAGCGGTTATGGTTAGCTTTTGACGGATTGATGGAGGAGGTTCGCAGCCAGAAGTATGCCCCCATTACCGGCGAAAACGCCAAAGGGAAAAGCATCTTCTCCGCCATTCGGCTCACAAGCGCCCACGGGGAGATTCGAACCTATCCTTCGATCAGCGAATGCATGGAGGACTACTACGGGGATAAAGCGCTGCGGGATACGGTCAAGCAGAAAACGAGCGACCTGCTGCGCTTCCTGCAAAACGAGCGGAACAAGAACATAAAGAAGCTAACTAACCTGGAGAAAGATCTGAGCGAAGCCGAAGATGCCGAACGTTACCGCATCTGGGGCGAGCTGCTGCTGCCTTCGCTGCATACGATCCGCAAAGGCGACACCAGCGTTGAGTTGGTCAACTACTACGATGAAGCGCAGGGAATGGAGACCATCACGCTGGATCCGCTGCTGACCCCTTCGGAGAACGCCCAGCGGTACTTTAAGAAGTACAACAAATTCAAAAACAGCCTCGCCGTCATCGAGGAACAGATGAAGCTGGCTAAAGAGGAAATTGCTTACCTCGATGGCTTGCTGCAGCAGTTGAACGATGCGACGTTAAGCGATATCGACGAGATCCGCGAGGAGTTGACCCAGCAGGGATATTTGCGGGACCGGGCCAAACGGGGCAAGAAGAAGAAAAAGAACGACCGTCCGACGTTGCACGTCTATACTTCGTCGGAGGGCATCGAAATTTACGTGGGCAAAAACAATCTGCAAAACGAATACGTCACCAACCGGCTCGGCAAACCCAACGATACCTGGCTCCATACGAAGGATATCCCGGGCTCACACGTGCTAATCCGAAGCGACTCATATGGCGATGCGACGTTAAACGAAGCTGCGCAGCTTGCCGCCTATTTCAGCCAGGCGAAGCAATCAAGCAGCGTCCCGGTGGACTGCACCCTCATCCGCTACGTCCGCAAACCAAACGGCGCCAAGCCTGGCTTCGTCATTTACGACCACCAGCGGACGTTGTACGTCACGCCAGATGAACAGCTCATTAAATCGTTGCCGAACACAGTGAAGAACGGCTGA
- a CDS encoding PHP domain-containing protein, translated as MEPHMANERYDLHSHTQASDGMNKPAENVRLAKEKGLTGLAITDHDTVAGIEEALLAGKELGVDVVPGIEISTRAGGKDIHVLGYFLNFEDEHLLERLARLRSVREERNTLIIAKLQQLGLEITMEEVKAGVARPLRPGESLGRPHIADVLVRKGYVSDMREAFDRYLSEGKPGYASLPRISPEEAITWIHEGGGAAVLAHPGLYGDDELVRSILERGKPDGIEVYHSDHGAEEEIRYAAMAEQYGLIVTGGSDYHGVRQGVVFHGDLGGRTAPPGTVERLKQAAEAARRAEKN; from the coding sequence ATGGAACCACATATGGCAAACGAACGTTACGACCTTCATTCACATACCCAAGCTTCGGACGGGATGAATAAGCCGGCGGAAAACGTAAGGCTGGCCAAGGAGAAAGGGCTGACGGGCTTGGCCATCACAGATCACGATACCGTTGCCGGGATTGAGGAGGCTTTGCTGGCCGGGAAGGAGCTTGGCGTGGACGTTGTCCCCGGCATCGAAATCAGCACCCGCGCCGGGGGCAAAGACATCCATGTGTTGGGGTACTTCCTGAATTTCGAGGATGAACACCTTCTGGAGCGCTTGGCCCGGCTTCGGTCGGTTCGGGAGGAGCGAAATACCCTAATTATCGCGAAGCTGCAGCAATTAGGCCTTGAGATTACGATGGAGGAAGTGAAGGCTGGGGTGGCCCGGCCGCTGCGTCCGGGTGAAAGCTTGGGCCGGCCTCATATCGCCGATGTTCTCGTCCGCAAGGGGTACGTGTCGGATATGCGCGAGGCCTTTGATCGGTATTTGTCCGAAGGCAAACCAGGATATGCTTCTCTGCCGCGTATATCGCCGGAGGAGGCGATCACGTGGATTCATGAGGGAGGCGGCGCGGCGGTGTTAGCGCATCCGGGCTTGTACGGGGACGACGAGCTGGTGCGGTCGATCCTGGAGCGTGGGAAGCCGGACGGGATAGAAGTGTACCACTCTGACCACGGGGCGGAGGAGGAGATCCGTTATGCCGCCATGGCCGAGCAGTACGGGCTTATCGTGACCGGGGGATCCGATTATCACGGCGTGCGGCAGGGTGTTGTTTTTCACGGTGATTTGGGTGGACGCACGGCACCGCCGGGTACGGTGGAACGGTTGAAACAGGCGGCGGAGGCGGCCAGACGGGCTGAGAAAAACTGA
- a CDS encoding selenium metabolism-associated LysR family transcriptional regulator — protein sequence MALNYHQLHIFYTVAQRGSFSAAAQALHMTQPAVTMQIQSLEDYFGTKLLIRSTKKIELTEAGQTLLPFARQSVELIRETEQAMSRHTSMLEGRLQLGSSLTIGEYVLPRLLGPFGQRYPHISIVMKVINTTQIIEEILNHQLSFGLVEAPVQHPDLVSEPVMEDELKLIVPAGHPLSGRRSVTVEEAIHYPFVLREKGSGTRQVMEDELRRCGVDINQIRTVMELGSTGAVKSAVEAGIGITIISPSSVKHEQALGLLEVLDIEGLSFKRMFYSIHLKSTLLPVTAVTFLTFLREYPQTT from the coding sequence ATGGCGTTAAACTATCACCAGCTTCATATTTTCTATACGGTGGCGCAGCGTGGCAGCTTCTCGGCTGCAGCCCAGGCACTGCACATGACTCAGCCTGCGGTTACGATGCAAATCCAATCGCTGGAAGATTACTTCGGCACGAAGCTACTGATCCGTTCTACGAAAAAGATCGAATTAACGGAAGCCGGCCAAACTTTGCTGCCGTTTGCTCGCCAGAGCGTGGAGTTAATTCGTGAAACAGAGCAGGCCATGTCGCGGCATACATCGATGCTGGAGGGGCGGCTGCAGCTCGGCTCCAGCTTGACGATCGGGGAATACGTCCTCCCTCGGCTCCTTGGGCCGTTTGGACAGCGATACCCTCATATCTCAATCGTGATGAAGGTGATCAACACGACGCAAATCATCGAGGAGATCCTGAATCACCAGCTGAGTTTCGGGTTAGTTGAAGCGCCGGTTCAACATCCGGACTTGGTATCCGAGCCTGTCATGGAGGATGAGCTCAAGCTAATTGTTCCCGCAGGCCACCCGTTGTCGGGGAGAAGGTCTGTAACGGTGGAGGAAGCGATTCATTACCCTTTTGTACTGCGGGAAAAAGGCTCTGGCACTCGTCAGGTGATGGAGGATGAACTGCGGAGATGCGGTGTTGACATCAATCAAATTCGTACTGTTATGGAACTCGGCAGCACGGGGGCGGTAAAATCGGCGGTCGAGGCCGGGATTGGCATCACGATTATTTCACCTTCTTCCGTTAAGCATGAGCAGGCGCTGGGACTGCTGGAGGTGCTGGATATTGAAGGGTTGTCTTTTAAACGGATGTTTTATTCGATCCACTTGAAATCGACGCTGTTGCCGGTCACAGCGGTGACGTTTTTGACTTTCCTGCGGGAATATCCGCAAACTACGTAA
- a CDS encoding IS1595 family transposase yields MELGMNKKLLQPISSRFQSEADCIEAIIAMKWPDGFVCPRCAYTKCTRLSSRRLPLFECRRCSYQASPLVGTIFERTHLPLVKWFQAMELFLLPDGISALRLSQVIQVAYKTAWLMLHKIRYTLGECDARELLSGEVKVNRDQYGTDPNRFHPASQPYATAVVAGCTVTESGEPERVKIQLIPHKRGGEQWATRHDLATFINKHVDVHTSTKRWFPFVYRMYLPLRKVVREARDSIRRTYVALGITHLQAYLNEYTVRRYLRMSFSEEEMRQNMLQMCLSIPAISYRQLIVIRRISTIADAA; encoded by the coding sequence ATGGAGTTAGGTATGAATAAAAAGCTGCTTCAACCTATCAGCAGCCGTTTTCAAAGTGAGGCCGACTGTATCGAGGCGATCATCGCTATGAAGTGGCCAGACGGCTTCGTTTGCCCGCGCTGCGCTTATACCAAATGCACCCGTCTGTCCTCCCGACGACTTCCTTTGTTTGAGTGCAGAAGATGCAGCTATCAAGCCTCGCCTTTGGTGGGTACGATTTTTGAAAGAACCCATCTGCCTTTGGTGAAATGGTTTCAAGCTATGGAGCTGTTCCTGCTTCCCGACGGTATCTCAGCGCTGCGGTTGAGTCAGGTGATCCAAGTTGCCTACAAGACCGCGTGGCTCATGCTGCACAAAATCCGCTATACCCTCGGTGAATGTGATGCCCGGGAGCTGCTCTCTGGAGAGGTGAAGGTGAACCGCGATCAGTATGGGACGGATCCCAACCGCTTTCATCCAGCTTCTCAACCTTATGCCACCGCAGTCGTCGCCGGCTGCACGGTCACGGAGTCTGGTGAGCCCGAGCGTGTGAAGATCCAACTGATACCGCATAAAAGAGGAGGCGAGCAATGGGCTACCCGGCACGATCTCGCTACGTTCATCAACAAGCATGTAGACGTCCATACCTCAACCAAGCGGTGGTTCCCTTTCGTTTATCGGATGTATCTGCCCTTACGGAAAGTCGTGAGAGAAGCACGGGACTCTATCAGACGCACGTATGTCGCCTTGGGGATAACGCATTTGCAGGCGTATTTGAATGAGTATACCGTCCGCCGTTACCTGCGCATGTCCTTTTCCGAGGAAGAAATGCGCCAGAACATGCTGCAGATGTGCCTGTCCATTCCAGCAATCTCGTACCGCCAGCTAATCGTAATCCGCCGGATCTCAACCATTGCAGATGCGGCTTAA